Proteins from a genomic interval of Streptococcus sp. D7B5:
- a CDS encoding EXLDI protein: MHYKRVELKVANQGIHERKIFQGVKIFSRSKLSKDQKSILTQKLYLTPKQNIVYYQRTDINYDQNWYHHKDYYELAYGQMDRETVFKVCQDFDDLTPFIEDELLEKLKEKRSAGKFFEKLDI; this comes from the coding sequence ATGCACTATAAAAGAGTTGAATTAAAAGTCGCAAATCAGGGTATCCATGAGCGCAAGATTTTTCAAGGTGTTAAGATTTTCAGTCGTAGCAAGCTGTCCAAAGATCAGAAAAGCATTCTAACACAGAAGCTTTACCTGACACCGAAGCAAAACATTGTTTACTATCAACGGACAGATATCAACTATGACCAGAACTGGTATCATCATAAGGACTATTATGAATTAGCTTATGGTCAGATGGATAGAGAGACGGTTTTTAAGGTTTGCCAAGATTTTGACGACCTGACTCCTTTTATAGAGGATGAGCTGCTGGAGAAGCTAAAAGAAAAGCGGTCAGCAGGCAAATTTTTTGAAAAATTAGATATATAA